One genomic window of Stieleria sp. JC731 includes the following:
- a CDS encoding M56 family metallopeptidase — protein sequence MIDWNSDQLLWIIIVAKLTVPLLVASLVEIPLRHWNPRLRVAMWRTSLVAVLCIAAISCLPSHATLTISLPIMREATARQATAQQKIVEPSMQVSVFDPTVIELPVTSNGSATTVPVFMNAGNEAISNLNGDLSGKMSRQDALAGASVNIESQHRSAAWENLHSEATPTPAVSVNESGSIQYSTVLLGLYAIGVLGWLCKECMGVYLACRLIGESFDVDVATSQTARGLATKLGVSHFAVRCSDRVASPCVLGIRRPIILLPSELPENAVEAALSHELSHIASRDLSWDLAARTMRSLMWFHPLAWILVRSHRTACEHVSDLVAADLLQNRETYRSALAQIALMLHTRTDSCSRSVKFLTGLQMARRPEIVDRLRLIASECKAIPIGRRAQVIGVLVLVLCIGFGAFSIVLTSANAQETSGLSADAEGSDGVFQSVRKIRLQAIASGSGRSLAESHAEVVICAERCESRTFYADQNGIVEIELPEFDGEISVNGSLYHPGYVPGTIEEHVAGNAKSSATKAIRLSPGKFVSGKVVDEDGQPIAGARVYALVLHSSGRAQLLFRQTTSDDGKWKMDGVGENARIHVEQPDFVNASFATNYGTEMECVLNNGRQLKLSIKDPLGHAVAKANVEVFPGNIGTKPQLQTASDGTIVLKGLVDKPLTISIRADGYANLRYVVPNDHDESQTIELQLQAGNAFPIDVVDQMGQPVEDAWIRIRSNERPSHELWSGKSDQAGSAQWRGASQVSATIYCGADGYMHCQQSIDTSEPIRLVLKKAPVISGFVEELSTKKAIEQFTATLRRRAFGGSVPGTDAIAHGNDGKFEMKQGYDYPDLDLEITAEGYTPWRISLDELDSMQELEIKLKAADRLTGQVVGHEGHPVSGAKVVLTDPTLLAPLTIGQSLERRDQWFYPLEERTDSDGKYSFAIPGELPEQSVLFVEDPVAGFGQFKVSELHSEALKGSEALKLTPWTELAVRVVKDNQPANGVDVTASMTRFGNEFVYALPITVKTDQEGIALFPRVRPQGYQIRIGSNFTGQTSQYRDERMELSVGDNELEVNLDGVPVDIQIDLPPDPTGNREANLAENGRFIGLGVNGKPISFGVTTDDAGFCHIASVPPGHYKVYFRIFGKTPEGHSGSGLLVGDVSKEFSVPVGAERPVIVRAPLQWPTIATVGDLAVPFAGQTPQGERIHSKRFVGQWLLLDWFSTQSAVYDAQFPELKSSVDTWRKLGLNVIGIGTDFVVRNQLSAPVLQEGWQKLTWPIIGDRYTVKQLRSSYGVGTSPTRILINPQGEIVYRGDDLSKLTSTINELIDGQSFQGQSFQSRESIAPDHPLLGIRPIAFDNSDYRGVQKAVVAFIETKTRTVKWSDGPVSSDRVQMVSAEGEIVRSYPLHDQYFPRRGQIAIDSQHGRLYAVDGGELLAFSQDGQSLFKVNIPQIKAVAVDQQTGNLWCCSGDARRGVVIVLSNQGYELKRYAHAATGVIASQSGDRIWLLGKSIRCLDRNGNLLEDLANVPEWTFAGDATIDSKGQLWIVLYVKSEESNSIGPALFRSTDGRLERLKWPSDQAGDSGYLSSIFPSSVVNFQGQLLAKGALMKPDSVNGSKPVAAFFSSDGKLLKRLEKEPLTESIITASGDGYLAIADDKLSRLSSDGSTLSEVDLESGKSAEGSESKVLRRSLISF from the coding sequence ATGATCGATTGGAATTCAGATCAATTGCTTTGGATCATTATTGTTGCAAAGTTGACGGTACCACTGCTTGTCGCCAGTCTCGTTGAAATTCCGTTACGACACTGGAATCCCAGGCTGCGCGTTGCGATGTGGCGAACCAGCCTTGTCGCTGTGCTGTGTATCGCTGCCATCAGCTGCTTGCCGTCCCATGCGACGCTGACAATTTCCTTGCCAATTATGCGGGAGGCGACAGCGAGGCAGGCGACAGCGCAGCAGAAAATTGTGGAACCGTCGATGCAGGTGAGCGTTTTCGATCCAACAGTGATCGAATTACCCGTCACATCGAATGGCAGCGCAACGACAGTTCCCGTGTTCATGAACGCGGGTAACGAAGCGATCTCGAACTTGAATGGTGACTTATCGGGCAAGATGAGTCGCCAGGACGCTCTCGCTGGTGCATCTGTGAATATCGAGTCGCAGCATAGAAGTGCAGCCTGGGAAAACCTGCACTCGGAAGCCACGCCGACTCCGGCGGTATCAGTCAACGAATCAGGGTCGATCCAGTACTCGACGGTTCTATTGGGGCTCTATGCAATCGGCGTTCTCGGCTGGCTCTGCAAAGAATGCATGGGTGTGTATTTGGCATGTCGACTCATCGGCGAATCATTCGACGTCGATGTCGCCACATCACAGACTGCGCGAGGGCTTGCTACAAAGCTTGGTGTTTCTCATTTCGCGGTTCGATGCAGTGACAGAGTGGCTTCACCATGCGTTCTTGGAATTCGGCGACCCATCATTCTGTTGCCAAGTGAATTGCCAGAGAACGCGGTGGAAGCAGCTCTTTCACACGAGCTTTCTCATATCGCTTCACGAGACCTTTCTTGGGACTTAGCCGCACGGACGATGCGATCACTCATGTGGTTCCATCCCCTGGCTTGGATACTCGTTCGATCACATCGAACTGCATGTGAACATGTTAGCGACCTTGTTGCGGCCGATCTGCTTCAGAATCGCGAAACGTATCGATCGGCCCTCGCCCAGATCGCATTGATGTTGCATACGCGAACTGACTCGTGTAGTCGTTCTGTAAAGTTTTTGACCGGATTGCAGATGGCACGGCGTCCCGAGATCGTTGACCGACTGCGTTTGATTGCAAGTGAATGTAAAGCGATACCGATCGGACGTCGTGCTCAAGTCATCGGAGTGCTGGTGCTGGTCCTGTGCATCGGTTTCGGGGCGTTTTCGATTGTACTGACGAGTGCGAACGCCCAGGAAACAAGCGGTCTGTCTGCGGATGCGGAAGGTTCCGATGGTGTTTTTCAGTCGGTTCGAAAAATTCGGCTTCAGGCGATCGCTTCCGGTAGCGGTCGTTCGCTTGCAGAATCGCATGCCGAAGTCGTCATCTGTGCGGAACGGTGTGAATCCAGAACATTCTACGCGGATCAAAATGGTATTGTTGAAATCGAGTTGCCAGAATTTGACGGCGAGATTTCGGTCAATGGAAGTTTGTACCATCCGGGTTATGTCCCAGGCACGATCGAGGAGCATGTTGCTGGAAACGCGAAGTCCTCTGCAACAAAAGCGATCCGTCTGTCTCCTGGCAAGTTTGTATCGGGCAAAGTGGTTGACGAAGACGGCCAGCCGATCGCCGGTGCTCGGGTCTATGCGTTGGTTCTTCATTCCAGTGGAAGGGCGCAACTGCTTTTCAGGCAAACCACATCAGACGATGGAAAATGGAAGATGGATGGTGTTGGCGAGAACGCTCGCATTCATGTTGAGCAGCCAGATTTTGTCAACGCGTCATTTGCGACAAATTACGGCACAGAAATGGAATGTGTGCTGAACAATGGACGTCAACTAAAGCTGTCGATCAAGGATCCGTTGGGCCATGCGGTGGCGAAAGCCAATGTTGAAGTGTTCCCAGGCAACATTGGCACAAAGCCGCAGCTTCAGACGGCCAGCGATGGGACGATTGTTTTGAAAGGGCTAGTGGACAAGCCGTTGACGATCTCCATCAGGGCCGATGGCTATGCAAATCTTCGCTACGTCGTACCGAACGATCACGACGAAAGTCAGACGATCGAGTTGCAGTTACAAGCTGGCAACGCGTTTCCAATTGACGTCGTCGATCAAATGGGGCAACCGGTTGAAGACGCATGGATCAGAATTCGAAGCAATGAGAGACCGTCTCATGAATTATGGAGCGGCAAATCCGACCAAGCAGGGAGCGCGCAATGGCGTGGAGCGAGTCAAGTATCGGCGACGATCTACTGTGGTGCTGATGGCTACATGCACTGCCAACAGAGTATCGATACATCGGAGCCGATTCGGCTTGTGTTAAAGAAGGCTCCCGTAATCAGTGGCTTTGTTGAGGAGTTGTCAACGAAAAAGGCGATTGAGCAATTCACCGCCACGCTAAGACGTCGGGCTTTTGGTGGAAGCGTCCCGGGAACCGATGCGATCGCTCATGGGAACGATGGCAAATTCGAGATGAAGCAGGGCTACGATTATCCGGATCTCGATTTGGAAATTACCGCAGAGGGCTATACCCCTTGGAGAATTTCGCTCGACGAACTTGATTCGATGCAGGAACTCGAAATTAAGTTGAAGGCGGCAGATCGCTTGACCGGTCAGGTCGTCGGTCACGAGGGTCATCCAGTCAGCGGAGCAAAGGTGGTGCTGACCGATCCAACACTATTGGCCCCACTAACGATTGGCCAATCCCTCGAACGACGTGACCAATGGTTTTATCCGCTGGAAGAGCGAACTGATTCTGATGGGAAATATAGCTTCGCAATTCCAGGTGAGCTTCCTGAGCAGTCGGTCCTGTTTGTCGAAGATCCAGTGGCCGGATTTGGACAGTTCAAAGTTTCAGAGTTACACAGCGAAGCACTGAAAGGCAGCGAAGCATTGAAGCTGACACCTTGGACTGAGCTTGCTGTTCGTGTTGTGAAAGACAACCAACCGGCGAACGGTGTTGACGTCACTGCAAGCATGACACGATTCGGAAACGAGTTTGTGTACGCGCTGCCAATCACCGTCAAAACGGATCAGGAAGGAATTGCGTTGTTTCCGCGAGTAAGACCGCAGGGTTATCAGATTCGAATTGGCTCCAATTTTACCGGTCAAACTTCGCAATATCGCGACGAAAGAATGGAGTTATCCGTTGGCGATAATGAACTGGAAGTCAACCTTGACGGTGTTCCCGTCGACATCCAGATCGACCTTCCGCCCGATCCAACTGGCAATCGAGAAGCCAACTTGGCCGAGAACGGACGGTTTATTGGATTAGGCGTCAATGGGAAACCAATTAGCTTTGGGGTCACCACCGACGACGCAGGCTTTTGTCATATCGCGTCAGTTCCGCCGGGGCACTACAAAGTTTACTTCAGGATCTTTGGAAAAACACCTGAGGGACATTCCGGATCTGGATTGCTAGTCGGAGATGTTTCAAAGGAGTTCTCAGTGCCAGTTGGGGCCGAGCGTCCCGTCATTGTTCGGGCCCCATTGCAGTGGCCGACGATCGCAACGGTTGGAGATTTGGCTGTACCTTTCGCAGGCCAAACACCTCAAGGAGAGCGGATTCACTCCAAGCGATTTGTCGGTCAATGGCTGTTGCTGGATTGGTTTTCGACCCAGTCAGCCGTTTATGACGCTCAATTTCCTGAGTTGAAATCGTCGGTCGATACGTGGCGAAAGTTAGGCCTGAATGTAATTGGCATTGGTACTGATTTCGTAGTCAGGAATCAGCTTTCTGCTCCCGTGCTTCAAGAAGGCTGGCAGAAACTAACTTGGCCAATTATCGGCGACCGCTATACCGTTAAGCAGCTTAGGTCAAGTTATGGGGTGGGGACTTCACCAACCCGAATTCTGATCAATCCACAGGGTGAGATCGTCTATCGCGGTGATGACTTGTCGAAGTTAACGTCGACGATTAATGAGTTAATCGATGGGCAGAGTTTTCAGGGCCAGAGTTTTCAGTCAAGGGAATCAATTGCTCCGGATCATCCTTTACTTGGCATTCGACCAATTGCGTTTGATAACTCTGATTATCGAGGAGTTCAGAAAGCGGTGGTCGCTTTCATCGAAACAAAGACGCGGACTGTCAAATGGTCTGATGGGCCGGTCTCATCGGATCGCGTGCAGATGGTTTCGGCTGAAGGCGAAATCGTCCGCAGCTATCCACTTCACGATCAATACTTTCCACGTCGAGGGCAAATCGCAATCGATTCCCAGCATGGGCGACTGTATGCCGTTGACGGTGGCGAGCTGTTGGCTTTCTCGCAGGATGGGCAATCACTTTTCAAGGTGAATATTCCGCAAATCAAAGCGGTCGCCGTCGATCAGCAAACCGGGAATTTATGGTGCTGCAGTGGTGATGCGAGACGGGGAGTGGTGATAGTCCTAAGCAATCAGGGTTATGAGCTAAAACGCTATGCCCATGCCGCGACGGGAGTGATCGCATCGCAAAGCGGTGATCGGATTTGGTTGCTCGGGAAGTCCATTCGGTGTCTCGATCGAAATGGGAATCTGCTGGAAGATCTTGCGAATGTTCCCGAGTGGACCTTTGCTGGAGATGCAACGATCGATTCGAAAGGGCAGTTATGGATCGTTCTGTATGTGAAGTCAGAAGAATCCAATTCGATTGGGCCTGCCCTATTCCGATCGACCGATGGCCGATTAGAAAGGCTTAAGTGGCCCAGCGATCAGGCTGGGGATTCTGGGTACCTCAGTAGCATCTTTCCGTCTTCCGTTGTCAACTTCCAAGGGCAGCTTTTGGCGAAGGGTGCATTGATGAAACCGGATTCGGTAAATGGTTCCAAGCCGGTTGCGGCATTCTTTTCAAGCGATGGTAAACTGCTCAAGCGTCTAGAAAAGGAGCCGTTGACGGAATCGATTATCACCGCTTCCGGCGATGGCTATCTCGCGATTGCTGACGATAAACTGTCGCGTTTGTCCTCAGACGGCAGTACGCTGAGCGAGGTTGATCTTGAATCTGGTAAGTCTGCTGAGGGATCCGAAAGCAAAGTGCTTCGCCGCAGCTTAATCAGCTTCTAG
- a CDS encoding MDR family MFS transporter encodes MLGDYFRLPLPVRILCFGSFVNRAGSFAVIFLSIYASEQLGFGIPFATLCIGMLGLGSMVGSIVGGFLSDHIGRKPVMLLALFGGGLLLILLGSIQHKLPFALCVCGFALVSDLYRPAASALIADFSPIDRRTHAFALMYISVNLGFAIAPPLGGILAGYSFKLLFWLDAITMCAYGVIIWFWIDEKAARPESTDDANPIRRGNLRESITAIIGDTPFLMFCLSTLLVELVFVQGFATLPLYIRQSGFSNVQFGLLMSINGILIVLLQLPLTHWFNRFNAMNIVTIGAALIAIGFGTTGFGGSFLLIGISIGVWTLGEILQAPTKQSIIAKLAPEHCRGAYMGLFTTCYAIALAIGAPLGGEVLQRLGPMTLWLASGSLSAIAVVIYLAIHPIVTRRVMA; translated from the coding sequence ATGCTTGGCGACTACTTTCGATTGCCGCTTCCGGTTCGCATTCTCTGCTTCGGCTCGTTCGTCAACCGAGCCGGATCATTCGCGGTTATTTTCCTGTCGATCTACGCGAGCGAGCAGTTGGGCTTTGGAATTCCCTTCGCCACGCTGTGCATCGGAATGTTAGGTCTAGGTTCGATGGTCGGATCGATCGTCGGCGGATTCCTTTCGGACCACATCGGCCGTAAACCGGTGATGCTACTCGCGCTCTTTGGGGGCGGATTGCTATTGATCCTGTTGGGATCGATCCAGCACAAGCTCCCCTTCGCGTTGTGTGTTTGCGGGTTCGCGCTTGTAAGCGATCTCTATCGACCTGCCGCGTCGGCGTTGATCGCTGACTTTTCTCCGATTGATCGTCGAACACATGCGTTTGCGTTGATGTACATCTCGGTCAATTTGGGCTTTGCGATCGCTCCACCGCTAGGCGGTATCTTGGCGGGCTATAGCTTCAAACTGTTGTTCTGGCTCGATGCGATCACCATGTGTGCTTATGGAGTGATCATTTGGTTTTGGATCGATGAAAAAGCGGCACGTCCAGAATCAACGGATGACGCGAATCCGATCCGGCGCGGCAACCTTCGCGAATCAATCACGGCGATCATCGGCGACACACCGTTTTTGATGTTCTGCCTTTCGACGCTATTGGTCGAACTGGTGTTCGTCCAAGGGTTCGCAACACTGCCGTTGTATATTCGGCAGTCCGGATTTAGCAACGTTCAATTCGGTCTGCTGATGTCGATCAACGGAATCCTCATCGTGTTGCTGCAACTGCCGCTGACACATTGGTTCAACCGCTTTAATGCGATGAACATTGTCACCATCGGTGCGGCATTGATCGCGATCGGTTTTGGGACGACAGGCTTTGGCGGTAGCTTTTTATTGATCGGGATTAGCATCGGCGTCTGGACGCTGGGCGAGATTTTGCAAGCACCGACGAAGCAATCGATCATTGCAAAGCTTGCGCCGGAACATTGCCGAGGTGCTTACATGGGGTTGTTTACAACCTGCTACGCGATCGCCTTAGCCATCGGCGCACCCTTAGGCGGCGAAGTGTTGCAGCGTCTCGGGCCGATGACCTTGTGGCTCGCCAGCGGCAGCCTCTCGGCGATCGCCGTCGTGATCTATCTAGCGATCCACCCGATCGTCACCCGCCGCGTGATGGCGTAG